DNA from Halorarum salinum:
TCGCGGACGCCATCGCGGAGACCGGGAAACCGGTCGAAACCGCGTCCGTCCGCGAGTTGGGCGGGACCGAGGCCTCGGTCGATCACGGGGTGAAACGGCTCCGGGCTCTGAACGAGGAGGTCGAGGCGACGCGACGGGAGGAGGCCGACGCGAGCGAGTTGATCTTCGGGGTCGAGTGTGGGGGGAGCGACGCGACCAGCGGTATCGCGGCCAACCCGGCCGTCGGCAACGCCTGCGACCGTCTCGTCGACGACGGCGGGACCGCCTGTTTCAGCGAGACGCCCGAGTTCATCGGCGCCGAGCACATCCTCGCCGACAGGTGCGTCACCCCCGAGGTCCGGGAACGGCTCCTCGACCGGGTCGAGCGGCGCGAGAACATGGGCTCGCTCATGGGCGTGGATCTCCGCGGCGCCCAACCGACGCCGGGCAACCAGGAGGGCGGCCTGACGACGATCGAGGAGAAAAGCCTCGGCGCCATCTCGAAGGGCGGCACCACGCCCGTTCGAGGGATGGTCGAGTACGGGGAGGAACTGCCGACCGGCGGCGGACTGGTGTTGATGGACACGCCGGGGTACGACGTCGAGAGCGTGGTGGGAAAAGTCGCCGCGGGCGCACAGATCATCGCGTTCACGACGGGGCGGGGGAGCACGACCGGAAACCCCATCGCGCCCGTGATCAAGGTCACCGGCAACCCGAAGACGTGGGATAGAATGTCGAACAACATGGACGTCAACGCCAGCACGATCATCGAGGGGGACTCGCTCTCGGAGGTCGGCGAACGGATGTACGACACGCTCCTGGAGACCGCCGACGGCACGCCGACCGAAGCGGAGCGACGCCGCCTGGAGGAGTTCGCGATCAACGAGATCCAGTCGAACGAACTCGCGGTACGGGGCGCCCAATGAAGGGCGACGTCCTGGGCGGATCCGCGCTCCGGATGACCGACGCCGACAACGTCGCGACCGCTCTCGCGGATCTCGACGCGGGGGCGGAGTTCGAGATCGAGGGCGACGTCGTCCTGCTCCCCGAGGCGGTCCCGTTCGGCCACAAGTTCGCCGTCCGACCGATCGACCGCGGGGAGGAGGTGTCCAAGTACGGCGAGGTCATCGGACGGGCGACGGACGACGTCGCGGCCGGCGAGTGGGTGCACACGCACAACTGTGAGAGCACACGCGGGCGCGGTGACCTCGCGGCCGCCGACGCGACGGACGGTGAACAGGCATGAGCGGGTCCGAACGGCGTTCGGGCGCGTCGAGACGACGGTTCGAAGCGGCGCCCCGCGAAACCCGCGACGTCGGCGTCAGGGACCGCGTCCTGGTTCTGCCGTCGGTCATCTGTTCGCACCTCGTGGCGGACCGGATCGCCGATCGCATTCCGGACGCGGTGAGCGCCCCCCACGACCACGGCTGTGCCCAGTTGGGGGCGGACAACGACCAGACGCGGCGAACGTTGGTCGGCGTCGGGCGGAACCCGAAC
Protein-coding regions in this window:
- a CDS encoding UxaA family hydrolase, which translates into the protein MSQTFRGFRRPDGSVGVRNHVAVIPTSVTVGSIASKIAAEAGSWARATPHQMGTAQPEPAREQTVRVLRGVGRNPNVGAALVVELGTEEIDAEALADAIAETGKPVETASVRELGGTEASVDHGVKRLRALNEEVEATRREEADASELIFGVECGGSDATSGIAANPAVGNACDRLVDDGGTACFSETPEFIGAEHILADRCVTPEVRERLLDRVERRENMGSLMGVDLRGAQPTPGNQEGGLTTIEEKSLGAISKGGTTPVRGMVEYGEELPTGGGLVLMDTPGYDVESVVGKVAAGAQIIAFTTGRGSTTGNPIAPVIKVTGNPKTWDRMSNNMDVNASTIIEGDSLSEVGERMYDTLLETADGTPTEAERRRLEEFAINEIQSNELAVRGAQ
- a CDS encoding UxaA family hydrolase; protein product: MKGDVLGGSALRMTDADNVATALADLDAGAEFEIEGDVVLLPEAVPFGHKFAVRPIDRGEEVSKYGEVIGRATDDVAAGEWVHTHNCESTRGRGDLAAADATDGEQA